One genomic window of Parasteatoda tepidariorum isolate YZ-2023 chromosome 9, CAS_Ptep_4.0, whole genome shotgun sequence includes the following:
- the LOC107450529 gene encoding uncharacterized protein has protein sequence MELTNSCSICYESFDGKETARPDVCDHVFCFDCLQKWGKLESWCPIDRKRFKKILNLNTSALIPIKPKKRKRTRVLYDVSSVCELCNKVKENDTLILCDCCDLAYHLVCLTPPLSEVPEGNWSCSVCVAVAEKLKSKQGITKKGNKRNIGLITSSESSSSETGQTNNQSNNSKINTNCSKPKTQTGGKEISSSDEPPSIKRRYVRRTKSSPRKKTKRTVLNQNMTKLRSLRPRHHVKTKDMLEWSESSDDSQSMTSTNASTYTIKGQNHSKNSTRIKTLRPRDYGRIFYDDFGDSTDTSQGCSRYDRQEKSPVEYSPNYKESNNLIAASPKSNATSTSDENSNIGLEKSFSGNCTVVTTVPEAISIPSESQNYEVNDVMNPNVCIIAASCSLKDDDSETIGTVENADVATNHTVPFSLNEKHTISSSYVSKTQAVDEDEISVIATVVKAPSIPMAIEKSEDQSQLQTKSLNEQSSEDELPAIPLIPINANDKLTAQKASSSKIFSCVKEKPLFSVFKKLENEDLAEKKYSELNEVIKINHPTNKDANCVLKKNWPDSLKLCSQNNTEGNRITNALSKELRAIEKEKWKTHRMRSENNLRHRCCKSYGRNRYKPSDVVHIGKHFCQRKYSDNYKELLSISKSLKQKPKFGEKDIVILNNLRRNDKRCSSAIHSNQSSGVPTSISMDSKVTYPHHEIISFDKDGLQGLIKSQRKLISATLCLSKLKHLDVQKDGLLCYNWQK, from the exons atggagcTAACAAATTCATGTTCTATTTGTTATGAATCTTTCGATGGTAAAGAAACAGCTAGACCTGATGTGTGCGATCATGTGTTTTGCTTTGATTGCCTTCAAAAATGGGGGAAA cttgaAAGTTGGTGCCCAATTGATAGAAAAAGattcaaaaagattttgaacTTGAATACTTCTGCACTAATACCG ATAAAAccgaaaaagagaaaaaggacTCGCGTTTTGTATGATGTTAGTAGCGTTTGTGAACTTTGtaataaagttaaagaaaatgataCTCTAATACTATGTGATTGCTGCGATCTTGCATATCATTTAGTTTGTTTGACACCACCGCTATCAGAGGTTCCTGAAGGAAATTGGAGTTGTTCAGTTTGTGTAGCAGTTGcagaaaaattaa AATCTAAACAAGGCATCACCAAGAAAGGGAACAAAAGAAATATAGGCTTAATAACATCTTCAGAAAGCTCATCATCAGAAACTGGCCAAACAAATAATCAatcaaataatagtaaaatcaatacaaattgcTCAAAACCAAAAACACAGACTGGGGGGAAAGAGATATCATCAAGTGATGAGCCGCCTTCTATTAAAAGAAGGTATGTTCGCAGAACAAAATCTTCTccaaggaaaaaaactaaaagaacaGTTTTGAATCAGAATATGACCAAATTACGCAGTTTAAGACCTCGACACCATGTAAAAACCAAAGATATGTTAGAATGGTCTGAGTCTTCTGATGATTCACAATCCATGACTAGTACCAATGCAAGTACTTATACAATTAAAGGGCAAAATCATTCGAAAAATTCCACcagaattaaaactttaagacCAAGAGATTATGGAAGAATTTTTTACGATGATTTTGGTGATTCAACTGACACTTCTCAAGGATGTTCCAGATATGATAGACAAGAAAAATCTCCTGTAGAATATTCTCCCAATTATAAAGAGTCAAATAATCTTATTGCTGCTTCTCCTAAATCTAATGCTACTTCAACTTCAGACGAAAATAGTAATATTGGTTTGGAGAAGTCATTTTCTGGAAATTGCACAGTAGTTACGACTGTACCAGAAGCAATTTCAATTCCTTCTGAATCTCAAAATTATGAAGTCAATGACGTAATGAATCCTAATGTTTGTATCATCGCTGCTTCATGTAGCTTGAAAGATGATGATAGTGAAACAATCGGTACAGTTGAAAATGCGGATGTTGCCACAAATCATACAGTTCCTTTTAGTTTGAATGAAAAACATACTATCTCAAGTTCTTATGTTTCAAAAACTCAGGCTGTTGATGAAGATGAAATTTCTGTTATTGCTACAGTAGTAAAAGCTCCCAGTATACCTATg GCCATAGAAAAATCTGAAGATCAGTCTCAGTTACAAACTAAATCTTTAAATGAACAAAGCAGTGAGGATGAGCTTCCAGCCATACCTCTTATTCCCATCAATGCAAACGATAAGCTCACTGCGCAAAAAGCTTCaagctctaaaatattttcttgtgttAAAGAGAAACCATTGTTTAGTGTGTTTAAAAAGCTGGAGAATGAAGACTTAgcagaaaagaaatattctgagctaaatgaagtaataaaaataaaccatcCAACTAACAAAGATGCTAATtgtgttctgaaaaaaaattggccaGACTCTTTAAAACTTTGCTCTCAAAATAACACCGAAGGAAATAGGATAACAAATGCACTTTCAAAAGAACTAAGagcaatagaaaaagaaaaatggaaaactcaCCGAATGAGATCAGAAAACAATCTTAGACATCGGTGTTGCAAAAGTTATGGTAGAAATCGTTATAAACCTAGTGATGTGGTGCATATTGGAAAGCatttttgtcagagaaaataCTCAGATAATTACAAGGAACTGCTATCCATTTCAAAGTCGTTGAAGCAGAAGCCCAAGTTTGGAGAAAAAGACATTGTTATTCTTAACAATTTGAGAAGAAATGATAAAAGATGCAGTTCAGCAATTCACTCTAATCAGTCCTCTGGCGTTCCTACTTCGATCTCAATGGATAGTAAAGTAACATATCCTCatcatgaaattatttcttttgacaaAGACGGTTTACAGGGTTTAATAAAGAGTCAACGTAAACTTATCAGTGCTACCCTTTGCTTATCGAAACTCAAACATTTGGATGTTCAAAAAGATGGTTTATTATGTTACAATTGGCAAAAGTag